CCTTCATTAACAAACGAAAACAGTTTTGGCTTACCCGATTTTCCGTCGTCAAGCGACATTACAAGCGACCCACCGCCGACACCACCGCCACCGCCGGCTGGTTGTCGTGGTATCAAATTATCCAAAGAAGGTGTTGGTGTAGCAGGTTTAGTAGAGAGTGTGCTAACGAGATGTTTAAAAAATACATTCAGCGGTCCAAACAAAAAATATGCAAATAAAAGGACTCCTGATATCCACAGAACTGACGGCAAAGTTGCGATTGTTTGCCACCATGGTATATTTTTTTTATAAAATTCGGTTTTTTCAATTACCAGCGAATCACCCCGTGTGGTATTAAAATTAACAAGCCCTGTAATTAGTTTTCGTGCTTCTGCGACAATCGTATCGGGTATAGTTCTATCAAATTTTATTGTGACAGTAATTTTTTTGATAAACTTTTTTAATGTTTCTATTTCTTTTTCAGCCGGTGGCACAATCACCTGCACAGGTGCTGCTGCTGGTTTCTTTTGTTCTTCTTCTAACAGGTTTTTTTTGGTTGGTACACCTGGCAGGATATAGTCCTTAGTAATTTTTTTTGTTTCTGCTGGTGAAGTTAATTGTTCAATTTGAAGTTTTTCTCTTGGTTTTGCTTTTGCCAGTTCTTCTATAATTGGCTCTATATTTACGATAACGATAAAATCCTGTGGGCTTAATAATTTAGAAAGTGCGTCTGTTATTCGTTTTTCAATATTGGTTTCCAGTGTTAGTTTTTCACGGTCTATGTTATCAACACTGTAAAGTAAAGTGTAAAGTGTGAAGTGTAAAGTGTAAAGTAAAAAAAGGTATGTACATATTTTTTTCATTTTGTATCATTTTGGTTCTTCTTCTGTTGATCTTTCTTCAGCCAGTGATGTATTTGCTGATTTTATCATTGCATCTACTTCCTGTTTCCATTTATCTATTTCTATATCACCCAGACGTCGTTGCCATGATTTTTCGTTTGAATCAAGCGTATCTTTCAACGCCTGAATTTCTCTATCTTTTGCAAAGATTTGTTCTTTGTACTCAAGTTCTAGTTCTTTCATTCGGTCGCCTGCTTTTTTCAATTCTTCTTCTAATTGATTCCGTCTATCACGCACAATCTGTATTTCTGATTCACCCTTTTGATATTCTGCTTCCCATTCTTTGATTTTTTTCTCCATCTCACGTTTCAGCACATTAAAATCTTTCTCTTTCATCTGCAGGATTTCATCCCATTTGTTCTGCTCGTCTTGCAGTCGGCTTTTGATCAGCGATGATTCTTCTTCTAATTTCCGAATTGTTGTATGCAATGTTTCTATTTTAACATTCTGCTCGTCTATTTGTTTCTCATAATTCAGTTTCTGTTCTGTCATTCTTTTCTGCTGTGTATCAATTTCGGTTTCTTTGCCTGCGAGCAGGTTCTGTAATTGTTTAGTTAGACTTTCTAAAGACCGTATATTTTCTAAATGCTCGTTTATAGTCCGTTCTGATTTTTTCGCTTTTTCTTGCAGGTCAAAATTCAGAACATCAATCTGTGCCTTGAGTGATTTTATCTCTTTATCTTTAGCATCCAGTTCTTTAGAAAACCGCTCTCGCTGTCGTGCAAGTTCTAATGCAAACGACTGCTTGACCGAATCCATCGTGCTTCTTAACGCGATAACCTTATCTTTTTCTTGTGCTGTTTTTTCCTGAGCCATTTTTGTTCCCTCCTTTTAACTTGCCGTTATTCTGTGCTCTTCTGCTCTTGTGCTTTTTATCTTGCGAGTTTGAAACCGTTAGCTTACCTGTTGTTGAATCAATTCTCCAAACCCTTTTTTCATAATCTCTTGGTTTTGCTTCAGAAATTCAACTATGTCCTGATGTTGCTGCATTGCCTCTTTGTGCCTCTGTTCTGCTCTTTCGTCCATTTTTCTAAAGCCTTCATCCATTCTTCTAAAGCCTTCATCCATTCTTCTAAAACCTTCATCCATTTTAGAACCAATCAGCCTGAATCCTTCATCTAACTTGTTCAACACTCTGCCATTCTGCTTTAATACCCTGAACAAGACAATTGACGGATAAGCGCCAAGAAATGCAAAGTATAAAGCAAACATCAATTGTGCCAAGGTCATAAGCCACCTCTCACATTACGCAATACTTTCTACTTCTTTAAAAACAGTATAACAAAAAATTAGTATTTTGTCAAGTACTTTTTTGAAAAACGCGAATTGTTTACGAATAACGGCACACATCACGAATACCACACGAATAACTGCTATGAAACAACCCAGTTCTTTTTGGTATCAGCAATAAATTGTTCAATTTTTTGTGATAGTGAAGCAGATAGAAAATCCTTTTTAGTTTCCAGTATACCTGAGATTACTTTTATAATCTCTTTTTTTATTTCTTCACTTTCCGTCTTCACTTCCAGCAGTAATTCAGCCACCTGAGGACTTTCAATACCCTGTAGAATTTCAAGCCCGTTTTTTACTACAGATATATCAGGACTATTCAGCATCATTTTAATATTTTCTATTGTTTTAGCAGCATTATATTTCCACATTGATTGATATGCTTTTATTTTAACGATTACATCTTCATCTTCTATGAAAGGCTGTAATAATTTTTCGCCGAGTGCTAAATCTTTTTCAGAAACCAGTTCTGCATTTATGGATTCAATTGCAGCTAATTTTTTAGCCCGTGTATCTATTTCATCAATTATTTCTTTTACTTCTGCAGAATCATATGTAAGCACTGGTTCTCCTTCAGAACCATATGCCATACCTTTTTGCAGATATAATTTTTCTTGGAATGCTTTTAATCGTCTATGGCTGATATATGACGAGATTGAGACAATCAAAAAGATAAAACCAGCCAATGCAACCACCACACCTAAAGAGTATACAAAATATGTTCGTTTAAGTTCTTTCTGCTGTTTAGCAAGGTTGCTGATTATTCTTTCTTCAGTTTGCTGCAGGTCGCTTGACAGTCGTGTGAGTTGCTGTTCTGCTTTTGATAGAACCTCATTTAACATTTCTTTTCTTAATTCTGTTATTTTTCCTTCTTCACCTTTTTTTATTTTCTGTGCTGCAAGTTGTTCTTTTTGTTTTTCTATTTGCAGTTTTGCTTTAGTAACCGTTTTTTCAACTGGAATAACAGGTGGTCGTGGTAGTTCCTGTTTTGGTGGTACACCTGGTAATCCTTTAGGTATAGTTTCTATCACCTTTTTAGCATGTTCGTACATTTTAGTTACTTCAGGATCCGGGAACAGTTTTATCAATTTTTCCAAATACGGCATTGCGGTTTGGTAATCGCCTTTGATATAGTATTTTAATGCTATTTCATTCAGGCAGAGAGCTAAAAAATCTTTTGCCTGAGTATCTATTGGGTTCAGTTTCAGTCCTTGTTCTAAATCAGTGATAGCGGCTTCTGTATTCCCGTCGGTATATTTTTTGCCTGCTGAAAAAAAATAGTCCTCTGCAGTTTGTGCATAACACAGATAACCACAGATAAATAACACAGATAAACACAGATAAAATCTATTCAGTTTCATTATCAAGAATATTTTTAACTTTTTCTACAAGATGTTCAGGCAGGAATGGTTTTTCTATAAAATCTTTGACCTGCGAAATTTTATTCAGTTCAAAAACGCTTTTTAGTTTAAATTTAAATGTAGAAATAATGATTGGTATTTTTGCAATTTTTTTGTTTTCTTTTAATTTTTCTGCTAATGTGTAGCCATCAAGTCTCGGCATTATGATATCAAGTATTATCAAATCAGGATGTTCTGCAGATATTTTGGTTAGTGCTTCTTCGCCATCACCTGCTTCAATAACCTCATAATTTTGCTGAGTAAGTGTAAATCGGATTAACTCTCGTGTTTCAGGGCAGTCGTCAACAATCAGTATTTTTTTCATAAAAATCACAAATAACACATCACGAATACTATCACGGATTTTCACGAATAAGACATTGCAGTTATTCGGGTTAATTCGTGATACTTGTCTTTATTCGTGTTTCATTCAAAAATTTATTATACAAAATTTTTATGGGATTGTCAACTCCTGTCCAATAAATAGTGAGTATGGGTTTTTCAGTTTATCGCGGTTTGCATCATAAATTTTTCGCCATTGTGATTTATCGCCATACACTTTTTGTGCGATATCAGGTAGCGAGTCGCCTTTCTGGACGACATAACTTTTTGGTTTTTCTATTTTTGGTATCGGTGTAGCGGCTGGTTTTTCCTGTAAGAATTCCAGAATTTGCGGATTATTTGGGTCGTATTTTAGTGCAGTTCTCCATGCGGCTCTTGCTTTCTCAACATCGCCAATAGCGAAGTATGCAGAGCCGAGTCGTTGTAATGCTGTAACATTATCTTCTTCGAGTTCTAACACGGTATTACATTCTGCGATTGCTTGGACATATTTGCCGGCATAGATATTTTCAAGTGCCTGCTGAAGTTTTTTATCTACAAGTGTTAACCCCGGGATTGATTTTTCTTGCGAGGCGGTTTCCGGATATTCTTTGGCAATCAGTTCAAACACCTGTTGAAGTGCGATATCGTCTGGAGATAGTTCAGTTGCATAGCGGATAGCATTAACTGCCATTTCCGGATTATTTTCCAGATATGCTGTGATGCCTTTTCGTACAATTTTAGCAGTTTTTGTTGATTCAGTTTTTTCACGGATAATTGATGCGATAGGTTGGAGTTTCTTGTTGATTGTGCGAGCACCTTGGTTATCAGGGTCCAAACCAATTGCTCGGATGATGTTTTCAGTTGCTTTTGCATACAATCCTTTTCGGTAGGCGTACTGTGTATCTTTTATTAAAAGTTCTGATGCGAGTCGGTCATTGTCTGTAATTGCTCTTACAGTTGGTAGTGGTACAGATGGTGTAGTGGGTAGTTTTTCTTCAACAGCCAGTTTTTCTTCTATTTCAATTTCAGGCGGGAATTCGGCTGCAAGTTGCTCAACTTTTGGTATAGGACCGAACAGCACTGAAAAGGATACTTTATGGCTGCCGTACATATCATTGATTCCTACCAATGGATAAAGGAATACGTAATCAAGCCGGTATTTTTTTTGGTCTAACCCGAATCCGATAGAGAATCGTCGTAAAGTATCGCTACCGAAAGTCAGCGCACCGCGTAATGCGAATATTTTTATTCCGTCTTTTAAGAAGTATTTTTCAAACCCGGCAATAAAATTGGTCTTATCGTTTCTTGACATAACTTCAACAGCTAAATTAGCCCGTTTTGATGTATATGCAAAACCGGCTCGGCTAGTTTTTTCTACCTTATCAGATTCCTTTAATCCAATATCAGGCGAATTAAGATTCTGGATAACAAGTCCTAAATTGTATTTTGACTCAGGTCTATAAAACAGTCCGAAATCAGATGATAGTTGAGATTTAAGTTTCCCGTTTTCAAACACCGGGTCTGGTTCGCCCAATGCATTTCCAGTATCATCAATTGCATTTTCTGTGTATGTATCAGAGCCGTATTCATGCGAAAGCGATTTCATAGTTAATCCGATGCCTAATTTAGGAACAAGCCGTAATCCGTAAGAAAACGAGATAATTTTTTCAGTATACAAGCTGGATAATGAAAGTGTAGACATACCCAGCCCGGCGGTACCGTATTTCCCGAACGGGTTCAGGTATGAGACAACCGAATTAGAAATGTTTGACTCATCGTCTAATCCAACATAAAGCCGACCTAGTGATGCTAAAAGCTCGTTTTGTGTTATTCGGTAGAGTCCTGCGGGGTTATAGAAAACCGCATTAGCGTCGTCGGAAATTGCAATGAATGCGCCACCTAATGCTGCGGGTCTAACGCCGGGCGAGAATTCGTCAAACGCACCATAAAGATTTGTGAAATGTGAAATGTGAAATGTGAAATGAACAAATACTAATACCTTTATCACATAACACATTACACATAACACATTACACAATTTTTTATTGTTCATTTTGCTACCACCACAGTTCCGTTAAACACTTTGTCTTCTGCCTCTATCTGATATATATAGATGCCTGAGGGCACCGTCTTACCATCTTTCTTACCATCCCATGTTATTAAAGGGTTATATGGATCACTGATATTATTAACATGCATATCAATAACAAAAGCACCGTTTAATGTAAGTATTCTTGCTGTAATTTGGACACCGCCTGAAGTTTCATCTGTACATTTGATGATTAAGATATCATTTCTATGGTCACCATTTGGTGTAATAATTTTAGGTTTTGTTTCATCAAGTTTGAAACCGTCGCTACGAAGATAGGTAGATAGGTAGATAGGTAGATAGGTAGATAGGAAAAACAGCACTAGCCATCTATTGTTTTTTACTAACATATTTTCCTCCGTCCCCATTTTTTAGATAGGTAATTTTACTGTGAATGTTGCGCCTTTTTTTTCGCCTTCGCTTGAAACCATCACGGTGCCGTTATGGCGTTGAACAATCCCGTAAGAAATAGCGAGTCCTAACCCGGTTCCTTTACCGGGTTCTTTTGTTGTAAAAAACGGTGTAAAAATTTTGTCTATATTCGCTTTAGGAATCCCTATGCCTGTATCTTTGAATGAAACCAAGATACAAGAAGTAAGAGGCAAGATGTCAGATTCTAACTTCTGATTTCTTGCTTCTTGACTCTTGCTTCTTGCTTCTGTTGTGATTGTCAACGTGCCACCAGCCGGCATAGAATGTATTGCATTTGTAATTATATTCAGGAAGACCTGCTGGATATGTGGTATAGAAACTTTTAGTTTTGGGATATTTGTTCTATAATTTCTGATGATATGAATATTTGAAGCAGCGATATCAGAGGAACAGATTTCAAGCGATGAATCAACCACTTTAGAGATATCAGTAGGTTCAAAATAGTAATCCTTCTGTCGTGCAAAATCTAAAAGCCCTTTTGTTATTTTTCGGCATCGTTCTGCCGCACGTGTAATTTTTTCAAGTGTATCTCTTAACGGGTCGGCTTGTGGTAATTTTTCAAGTATTATCTGGGACTGACCTAAAACGCCGGTTAATGGATTATTAAGTTCGTGTGCGATACCGCCTGCAAGTTGACCTAAAGAAGCCATTCGGTCCATTTGTATAATTTGTGTTTCTTTCACTTTTAAGTTTTGTGCCATTTTATTAAACGCATCAGCCAATAGTGTTAGTTCATTATTTTTACCGCCAGAAAGTTGTATCTCGGAATTAAAATTACCTGCACCTATTCTGGCAGCGCCTTCTTTAAGTTTGGTTAATGGATGCGAGATAGACCGAAACAGAATAACTGATAGAATCGCTGCAAGTACAACTGCGAGCACAGAGAATCCGGCAGATATCAAAAAGTTTATTTTCGCTATTACTAATGATTTTGTTTCTGCTGACTTAAATGCTTTTAGTTTTGTTTGATAGATACAGGCAAGTTCAGTTTTTAGTTTATTAAAATGTGGCAGTATATTTTCGTCAACTGCTGAAAGCACTTTTGTTTTTCCTCTACTACCACTCTCATAGATAGCGAAGCTATTTTTCCATTTTGTAGTAAGCAGTTCACTATTTTCGGCTATTTCCAGAAAACTATTATATTCCGTCTTGCTGACTTTGAAATTTTTTAATTCGTTGATATAATTATTTGTTTTTTCAGTTAACAACTTTGAGTATTCTAAAAACCTGTTTTTTTCTGATATATCTGACAGAACAAGATAGAAATCATATGCAGATGCAGATTTTTCAAGATAGTACTGTATCTCGCGGATACCTGCACTGAATGAATAATTCTGTACCGATTGTCTGAGATAGTATCGCTGTGCTTTACCCTGGACAAATAAAATGATTGCCATAATCCCAACGATAGCAATCATCAATGAAAAAGAACCAATCAGTCGGTTTTTTATGGTCATAACAAAATCAGGTTAAAGGTTAAAGGTTAAAACAGCAGATTAAAAGTTTAAGGTTAAAGGTCAAAATGTTTTGCTGTAATTTTAACTTTATACCTTTAATTTTAACCTTTTATTTATCCCTTTAACCTGTCTTTATTTTATTGTCTCTAACTCTCGTTCTGCTTCTGAGATATCTATTCCTTTCCCTTTATACTTTTCAACAATTCTTAGCAATAATGTTTGCCGTTGGGCCGGTGTGGCGCCTCTTGCTTTTAAGCGTCTGTAATATGTTATGGATGCAGTATAATCCGTTTTAGCAGTCCGCTGGAGTTCCATAACTGCATCTTGTTCTTTTGTCGCATCTGAAATATCTATCCCTTTATTATCGTATTTTTTTATCAATTTGTCAAGTAGTAAAAGCCGTTCTGAAACTTCTGCACCTGCTGAAACCCGTTTCTGATAGTCCAGCATAGAGTCCTTGAATGCTTTTTCTAATTCTGCTTTCTGTCGCATTCTTTCCATTTCTGCTTCCTGTAATGCCAACATTTGCCGTTGTCGTTTTGCTTCTGCTTCAGCCCGTTTTGCCTCTTCTATTTTTTTTGCAGTATCCAATTTTATTCGTTCTGCTTCTTTCTGGAATTTTTCTTTTTCTAACAGTGCTTTCTTGGCTGTTTCTTCTGCTTTGATTTTTTCTACCCGTTCCTCTAAAAACGCCTGTTCTTCTTTAGTCAGTTTAGGTCTACCCAATTTGATAGTCAGTGCAATTTTATGTGTCCCGAGTACATCTTTTATACCTGATAAAGGCCACAGGAATGCGTAATCAACCGATAGATTCTCAAGCCGTAAAGTAGTGCCGAGTGAAATAGTTGTCCAGCGTCTGCTACCGATAGTTAAGCCACCCCGTAACGCAATCGTTTTTGCTGAGAACCATTTTTCACCGCCAGTTAAGAAATTGATATCGCTGTTTTTATTGACCGCTTCAACCGACAACAAGTAATCGTTTCTTCTTCCACCTTTGTAGGCACAGCCCAGCCGATATACTGCTGATATTTTATCACTATCTGTTAGCCCGATATCAGGTGTTGTGCAATTTCTTGCCGAAAAGCCAATAGATACATTTTTAGAATACAAATACATTAGTCCCAAATCACCGCTGTATACTGTTGATTTTTTGCCGTTATCAAACACAGGGTCGTTTGTTTTGCCGTTTTCAGACCTTGTCTCGTCGGTTATATCGTTTCTTGCCGTCTCGGTATATAAATCACTACCAAACTTTCTGGATAGGTTCTTTACTGAGACACCTGCCAAGAAATCTTTGGTAAACGGATACGAGTATGATACAGATATTGCGGTTTCATCATACAGATTAGAAAGCGCTAAATTATACCACGAGATACCGGGTGTTCCGTATTTTTCAAGCGGATGCGCATAGCCGACGAATGACGACCCGATAGCAGAATTATCATCAAGCCCTAAGAACAGCCGACCGTAATTGGATGTGAATTCTGATTTTTTTAGTTGCGAGATTCCAGCTGGATTATAGAACAGCGCATTGGTATCGTCTGCGATAGCGGTGAATGCGCCTGCCATACCCTGTGGTCTGGCGCCGATATTCAGTTCATCAAACGCGCCATAGATGCAAGTGGATAAGTGAATAAGTGAATAAGTGATTAGTAAAAAGCTATATAGCCACTTAACCACTTGACCACTTAACCACTTGACCACTTTTTTTAATATCTGGTTAAGTATTTTAACCATTTTCTTATTTTTCTAATTCTTTTTCTTTCTACGAAACTTCAGTTTCGGTTATACCGCCACTAAAGTGGCGTAGAAAAGTTTCCTCCGTCCCCATTTCCGGGCAGGGCACAGAGTAGTCGGCGTTTAAACGCCGATTTCTTTCTTCCCCCGAAGAAAGGACTTCCGTGCCCGCCCGGTAAATACAGATATGAGATATGAGATATGAGTTTTTGCTTCAGGCTCGTATCTTTGTTCTCGTATCTTGTATATCTGTAAGCGGATGGGCAGGCTGTCTGTGTTCTTCCCCCGAAGAAAACGAGAACCTCCATGCCCACCCGCAAATTGTATAGGGAACGGGCAACAAGAAATTCTTCCCCCGAAGGACTTCCGTGCCCGCCCCCAAAAAGGCAGTGTTTGAGTGAACAAGTGAATAAGTGGTTAAGTGATTAGTAGAAACTAACCACTTAATCACATAGTCACTTAACAACTTGAAGTTTATTAGCCACTTAACCACTTGACCACTTAGCCACTTGACCACTTTTTTTAGTATCTGGTTGAGTATTTTAACCATTTTTTTACTTAATCGCTTAATCGCTGTCGTTATTTCGCTACCACCACAGTTCCGTTAACCACTTTCCCATCTGCTTCTATTTGATATATATAGATGCCTGAGGGCACCGCTTTACCATCTTTCTTACCATCCCATCTTAACGAATCGCCAGTATCACCTTTTATCATATCTGATACGAATGCGCCGTTGATATCATACACCTTGCCTGAAATACCGGTATCGTTACCTTCATACACAAAATTAACAACATCATTCCAGCCGTCACCGTTAGGCGAGAATATTCTTGGATATACACTTGTAAGTGCAAACTTTTGAGACCGCAACGACTGACGAAGTTGATATTTACCGCCTTTCTTGGTCTTCACAGAAACCGTCTGCTGTTGAGTATCCACCTCACCGCCGACTTTTATCCATTCTACACCATTATACCAGAATAGTGCGAGATTATCGGTTGCCTTATCCGCAGTGATTGGTGCGTGTGCAGGTGCGCCAACAATTCCACCTGAAACTTCATATGATATCTTTATATCCGCAAGCGCTCTGGAGAATAGCAGCCCTGTAACAACTTCCTGGCTGCTGGCTTTTCTAGGCAGGAATGTGTATGCCCTTAACACCTTGCCTTTCTCGTCGTCAGTCAGCCGAACAATATCAAAATATACATCATCACCAAACGAGTTGTTTTCTTTATAAATGATGCTGTTGATTGTTGGTGGGATTGCGATATTGGTCTTAGGTGCGGTTTCATTACAGAAGTAAATATTCGCATATGAGTCAGTCATTGCAGACCGGTGTGATTCGTTTTCTGATAAATCCCAGCAGGTTAGCCAGTAGTAATATGTTTGTCCACCTGTATAAATGTTTGTAGAGGTAACAGTTATTGGGATTGTGAATGGGTCTCCTGGTGCATCTATCCCGGTAGAACGATACAGTGTGTACTCCTTGAGGTCAGATGAAGTTGTGCCGTCGGTTGATTTGGTAACCGCAGTCCATCTGATTGTTATAGAATTGCGGTCGGTTGAAAGCGCTACTCTTATACCTCTTGGCTCTCTCGGTGGTATCTGGTCTGCAGCTGGCGGTGCGATACAGGAAGTAGATGCTGCTGTAGAATAGTTCGGTCTTAAATCATAACTGTATGCAGCATAGTAGTGATTCACACCTGATGTCAGGTTAGGATGGGTATAACTTGTTCCTGTGCCGTTATAGATTATGTAGCCACCGGTGGAATAATTAATTTCTGCAACAGGTGTAAATGTTGGTGGTGTGCCAGTAGAATATACAATCAGTGTTCCCTGATAATCAGCATCAGTCGGGTTGGTCCATGTGAGTTGTATTTCTCTACCGTTAGGCGCATAGAGTGGCTGTGCGGCAAAATTGCTAACCTGTGCAGGTGGTGTCGCATCCAATGTGAATGCCTGTGGAGAGTTAGAATATGCTGAGATTAAACCAGCATCGTCTATTGAGCGCAGGCAGAACCACCATGTAGTATCGTCTTTCAAGCCAGTGACAGTATATGACTGTGCATCACCTATGACAGTTGTAGTTGAAATAACTCTGCGGTTGGATGAAGGTATTGAGTTCCAGGCAACATTATCCGGTATGCTACCTGAAGTTGAGAACCTGATATCGTAATAACCATTTGTTAAATTATCAAACGGTAGTTGTGGTGTTCTCGGTGCGTTTTCTGACGGAGCGAACCATTTCAGTTCAACCGAAGTGAATCCAACCTGACCTATTGAAAGACTAACAAATTCAGGTTGTTTACTATCAACAGTAACTGTTGAAGCTCGTACATTTACACCCGAAACATCCTGATATGAGTTCCATACAGCAGTATTTGTTTGGTCATCTACTGTTTTTATAGCAAACCAGTAGGCTGTATCTGATTGTAATCCTTGAATAAGATATGACTGTTGAGAACACGGTATAACACTACTTGTTGATACAGTTATTTCTGTACCGGTTGTTTCAAAATTAGCGGCTGTTATAATCTGTGGAGCATATCTTATTCTGAAAGTACCGGTTAAGTTACCGGTAGTGCCATCATCACCGGGTGCTGTCCATTGTAATTTTATCTGGTCTTCGTATTCACCCGCAAGCGCAGTTAAGTCAGAGATTGCCGCTGGTGGAACTGTATCGCCTCTGACAGTTGCAGATGAGATATTGAACTCAACAGACATTATATGCCCGCTGTCTTCAACCCGAAGTGCGAGATAAACAACCTGATTATAATAATCGGAAGTAAATGTGATTGTTTCGGAACGCGTATAGCCGGGAGCAGGTTTGCCCTGTTCAGACCACCCCTGCGGATATTCCGATGCCTGATTCCACCACGCAGTTGTGTCATTTCCAAGTGTTGCTAATGAGTTAGTAGAAAATCTTAAATGATACGGCCATGGCATTAGAAGTTGACCATACCACGGTGGCGGGTCCTCGCCAGGCACCGTCCAGGTGAGGACAACTTCGCCTACACCAGCGCCCATTACTGATGCAATGTCGCTTACAGGTGTTGGTGGGCCCATATTCGGCCTGCAGGTCATCTGCATCGTCGCAGGATTAGCCGCATAGAGGCAGATACATAGCGACATAGCAACATAGCAACATAGCAACATAGTAATGGCTAACTTGTTCGCCCGAGAAAGCGGGCTAAGTCGCTGAGTCGCTGAGTCGCTTAGTCGCTTAGTCGCTGACTTTAATATCTGGTTAAGTATTTTAACCATTTTCTAAAATTCCTAATCCGGGCAGGCAGGCACCAAATATCTTCCCCCGAAGAATCTTTGGACTTCCGTGCCCGCCCGGTAATTTTTTGTAAGCGAACGGGGCAGAGCCGAACATCTTCCCCCGAAGTGTAAGGACTTCCGCACCCGTCCGCAAAAACAGAAACCACAGATAGACACAGATGGACACAGATGTTATCTGCGAAAATCTGCGTGTATCTGCGGTTGCGAAAATGGAAACAAAAGGGCAGGCAATAAGAAGAACTTCCCCCGAAGAATCTTCCGTGCCCGCCCGTTTGTTCCCACTTAAATCTGTGTAATCTGTATTTGTTATCTGCGTAATCTGCGTTATAGAAAAAGGGCGGATATGAGCCGACAATAATCTTCCCCCGAAGATTGTTTGAAGGACATCCATACCCGCCCGGTAATTCATAACTGCGTTCAATAGT
Above is a genomic segment from Elusimicrobiota bacterium containing:
- a CDS encoding gliding motility-associated C-terminal domain-containing protein — encoded protein: MVKILNQILKSATKRLSDSATQRLSPLSRANKLAITMLLCCYVAMSLCICLYAANPATMQMTCRPNMGPPTPVSDIASVMGAGVGEVVLTWTVPGEDPPPWYGQLLMPWPYHLRFSTNSLATLGNDTTAWWNQASEYPQGWSEQGKPAPGYTRSETITFTSDYYNQVVYLALRVEDSGHIMSVEFNISSATVRGDTVPPAAISDLTALAGEYEDQIKLQWTAPGDDGTTGNLTGTFRIRYAPQIITAANFETTGTEITVSTSSVIPCSQQSYLIQGLQSDTAYWFAIKTVDDQTNTAVWNSYQDVSGVNVRASTVTVDSKQPEFVSLSIGQVGFTSVELKWFAPSENAPRTPQLPFDNLTNGYYDIRFSTSGSIPDNVAWNSIPSSNRRVISTTTVIGDAQSYTVTGLKDDTTWWFCLRSIDDAGLISAYSNSPQAFTLDATPPAQVSNFAAQPLYAPNGREIQLTWTNPTDADYQGTLIVYSTGTPPTFTPVAEINYSTGGYIIYNGTGTSYTHPNLTSGVNHYYAAYSYDLRPNYSTAASTSCIAPPAADQIPPREPRGIRVALSTDRNSITIRWTAVTKSTDGTTSSDLKEYTLYRSTGIDAPGDPFTIPITVTSTNIYTGGQTYYYWLTCWDLSENESHRSAMTDSYANIYFCNETAPKTNIAIPPTINSIIYKENNSFGDDVYFDIVRLTDDEKGKVLRAYTFLPRKASSQEVVTGLLFSRALADIKISYEVSGGIVGAPAHAPITADKATDNLALFWYNGVEWIKVGGEVDTQQQTVSVKTKKGGKYQLRQSLRSQKFALTSVYPRIFSPNGDGWNDVVNFVYEGNDTGISGKVYDINGAFVSDMIKGDTGDSLRWDGKKDGKAVPSGIYIYQIEADGKVVNGTVVVAK